The Cylindrospermopsis curvispora GIHE-G1 genome contains a region encoding:
- a CDS encoding sucrose-phosphate phosphatase: MIKSRTNTVLPLGSNNVCAKKFLFVSDLDHTLVGNDLAMLKLLDDLQSHRSQHGTKIVYSTGRSLHLYEELQKSQKEKGRELLEPDILVCAVGTEIYQYDHNNHHNGKEELVLDWEWSKHLSRDWDRELVVATAVNFPSLKPQPESEQRPFKVSYFVQEEKAVQIALELENFLVQEAKLDIQIICSHSDHQEYNRNLDILPSSANKGMAMTFVREKLGIDVEKTVACGDSGNDIALFANRQEKGIIVANAKRELLDWHNNNPSGNRYLAKTSFADGIAEGLRYFNLL, encoded by the coding sequence ATGATAAAATCACGCACTAATACTGTTCTCCCATTAGGATCTAATAATGTGTGTGCAAAAAAATTCCTATTTGTCAGTGATCTAGACCATACCTTAGTGGGTAATGACTTGGCTATGCTAAAGCTTTTAGATGATTTACAAAGCCATCGCAGTCAACATGGTACAAAAATTGTCTACTCCACAGGGCGATCGCTTCACTTATATGAAGAACTACAAAAATCCCAAAAAGAGAAAGGGAGGGAACTACTGGAACCGGACATTTTGGTTTGTGCAGTAGGTACGGAAATATACCAGTACGACCACAATAACCACCATAATGGTAAGGAAGAACTAGTGTTAGATTGGGAGTGGTCCAAACATCTATCTCGTGATTGGGATAGAGAATTAGTAGTAGCAACCGCAGTCAATTTTCCCAGTTTAAAGCCCCAACCAGAAAGCGAACAGAGACCATTTAAGGTCAGCTATTTTGTCCAAGAAGAAAAAGCTGTACAAATTGCTTTAGAGCTAGAAAATTTTCTAGTTCAAGAAGCCAAACTAGACATTCAAATTATCTGTAGTCATAGTGACCACCAAGAATATAATAGGAATTTAGACATTTTACCAAGTTCGGCAAACAAGGGTATGGCCATGACCTTTGTGAGAGAAAAATTAGGAATAGATGTAGAAAAAACAGTTGCTTGCGGGGATTCTGGCAATGATATTGCCCTATTTGCCAACAGGCAAGAAAAAGGCATTATTGTGGCTAATGCTAAGCGAGAATTGCTAGATTGGCATAATAATAATCCCAGTGGCAATCGCTATTTGGCAAAAACTAGTTTTGCCGATGGTATCGCAGAAGGTTTACGTTATTTTAACTTGCTTTAA
- a CDS encoding Uma2 family endonuclease — protein sequence MIVAKDQTPYLTPEEYFTWESTQPEKYEYIDGQVYAMGGGSINHGRISIRFTSMLDSYLEDTGCITGNSDIKVNILGSNNYTYPDISVTCDDRDKANTQYITYPCLIIEVLSPSTEAYDRGGKFRMYRKNPALIDYLLVSSTSMEVDLYHKNDRGDWLIINYKPGEVIELQSINFNFPIDQVYRGLDLTKQCYF from the coding sequence ATGATTGTAGCCAAGGACCAAACCCCTTACCTGACTCCAGAGGAGTATTTCACCTGGGAGTCCACCCAACCGGAAAAATACGAATATATCGATGGTCAAGTTTATGCCATGGGTGGTGGTAGTATCAATCACGGTCGGATCTCTATACGCTTTACTTCTATGCTAGACAGTTACCTAGAAGACACCGGGTGTATTACTGGCAATTCCGATATCAAAGTGAATATTTTGGGTAGTAATAACTATACTTACCCAGATATCAGTGTTACCTGTGATGATAGAGATAAAGCTAATACTCAATATATTACCTACCCCTGTCTTATTATTGAAGTTTTATCCCCCAGTACGGAAGCATACGATAGGGGTGGCAAGTTCCGAATGTACCGCAAAAACCCAGCTTTGATAGATTATCTTCTAGTTAGTTCTACTAGTATGGAAGTTGATCTTTATCACAAAAATGACAGAGGTGACTGGTTGATTATTAACTACAAACCGGGGGAAGTTATTGAACTGCAAAGTATTAACTTCAATTTTCCTATTGACCAGGTCTACCGGGGTTTAGATTTGACTAAACAATGTTATTTCTAA
- a CDS encoding glycosyltransferase family 2 protein — protein sequence MFFSVIIPTYNRLPILQKCLTALENQSYTSQVTGYEVVLVDDGSTDGTLDWLAKHQDLFPHVRCFQQDHAGPAAARNLGVQNSMGDTIIFIDSDLVVLENFLEAHSDALTQGKKRLGGDRLFTYGAVINTCNFEDPTAEPYKITDFSAAFFATGNVAIPKHWLEKAGLFDTGFQLYGWEDLELGVRLKKLGLQLIKCPQAVGYHWHPPFSLQQIHNLIDKEIQRGKMGVLFYQKHPTWEVKMMIQMTFFHRLLWGILSLNGLLNEKTMAPLLQWLINLGKPQLALEIARIFLNWYNVKGVYQAYNDIFKRAI from the coding sequence GTGTTCTTTAGTGTTATTATTCCCACTTACAACCGACTACCGATTTTACAAAAGTGTCTTACCGCTTTAGAAAACCAGAGTTACACCAGTCAAGTCACAGGTTACGAAGTAGTTTTGGTGGATGATGGATCCACCGATGGCACTTTGGACTGGTTAGCAAAACATCAAGATCTATTTCCCCATGTTCGCTGCTTTCAACAGGATCATGCAGGTCCAGCAGCAGCACGAAACTTAGGAGTGCAAAATTCCATGGGGGATACAATTATTTTTATTGACAGCGATTTAGTAGTTCTAGAGAACTTTTTAGAGGCTCATAGTGATGCTTTAACTCAGGGGAAAAAAAGACTGGGCGGCGATCGCCTATTTACCTATGGTGCGGTAATTAACACTTGTAATTTTGAGGATCCCACCGCCGAACCCTATAAAATCACAGATTTTTCCGCAGCTTTTTTTGCCACGGGTAATGTAGCAATTCCCAAACACTGGTTAGAGAAAGCAGGTTTGTTTGACACAGGTTTCCAGTTATATGGTTGGGAGGATTTAGAATTAGGTGTGAGGTTAAAAAAACTGGGTTTACAACTAATCAAATGTCCCCAAGCAGTAGGTTATCATTGGCACCCACCCTTTAGTTTGCAACAAATTCACAATTTAATTGACAAGGAAATTCAAAGGGGAAAAATGGGGGTTTTGTTTTATCAGAAACATCCCACTTGGGAAGTGAAAATGATGATTCAAATGACGTTCTTTCACCGATTGCTATGGGGAATACTATCCTTGAACGGGCTATTAAACGAAAAGACAATGGCTCCCCTGTTGCAGTGGTTAATTAATTTAGGTAAACCACAGCTTGCTTTAGAAATAGCCAGAATCTTTCTTAACTGGTACAACGTTAAAGGTGTTTATCAAGCCTACAATGATATCTTTAAGAGAGCTATTTAG
- a CDS encoding argininosuccinate synthase: MGRAKKVVLAYSGGVDTSVCIPYLQHEWGVEEVITLAADLGQGDELEPVKEKALKSGASESLVADVKESFVQDYAFPAIQANALYENRYPLGTALARPLIAKVLVETAQNYGADAIAHGCTGKGNDQVRFDVSCTALNPKLKILAPAREWGMSREETIAYGEKFGIPAPVKKSSPYSIDKNLLGRSIEAGILEDPANEPPEEIYEMTKAVADAPNEPEYLEIGFEKGIPVTINGTVKTPVQLIQEINTIVGNHGIGRIDMIENRLVGIKSREIYESPAMVVLINAHRDLESLTLTADVTQYKRGLEETYTKLVYNGLWYSPLKNAIDAFIQQTQTRVSGVVRLKLFKGNATIVGRWSENTLYTPDLATYGAEDQFDHKAAEGFIYVWGLPTRIWAQHSRD; the protein is encoded by the coding sequence ATGGGTCGCGCCAAAAAGGTTGTTTTAGCATACTCCGGTGGGGTAGACACCTCCGTTTGTATCCCCTACCTGCAACACGAGTGGGGAGTGGAAGAAGTTATTACCCTAGCAGCAGATTTAGGTCAGGGAGACGAATTAGAGCCAGTCAAAGAAAAGGCCTTAAAATCCGGTGCCAGTGAATCCTTGGTAGCAGATGTTAAAGAAAGTTTTGTCCAAGACTACGCATTTCCCGCGATTCAAGCTAATGCTCTCTATGAAAATCGCTATCCTCTGGGAACAGCTCTCGCTAGACCATTAATTGCTAAGGTACTAGTAGAAACTGCCCAAAACTATGGTGCAGATGCGATCGCTCATGGTTGTACTGGCAAGGGTAATGATCAAGTTCGCTTTGATGTTTCCTGCACTGCACTGAACCCCAAGTTAAAGATTCTGGCACCTGCTAGAGAATGGGGAATGAGTAGGGAAGAAACCATTGCCTACGGTGAGAAATTTGGTATTCCAGCACCTGTGAAAAAATCCTCCCCCTATAGTATTGACAAAAATCTACTGGGTCGGAGTATAGAAGCTGGTATATTAGAAGACCCGGCTAATGAACCACCCGAGGAAATTTATGAAATGACTAAAGCCGTAGCTGATGCTCCCAATGAACCGGAATATCTGGAAATTGGCTTTGAAAAGGGCATTCCCGTTACTATTAATGGAACTGTCAAAACACCAGTACAGCTAATTCAAGAAATCAACACCATTGTTGGCAATCATGGTATTGGACGTATTGATATGATTGAAAATAGACTGGTGGGAATTAAATCGCGGGAAATTTATGAATCACCAGCTATGGTGGTATTAATCAATGCCCATCGAGATTTAGAAAGTCTGACTCTGACTGCTGATGTGACACAGTACAAGCGTGGTCTTGAAGAAACTTATACTAAGCTCGTATATAATGGACTTTGGTATAGTCCATTAAAAAATGCTATAGATGCTTTTATACAGCAAACACAAACCCGAGTTTCTGGAGTAGTACGTCTAAAGCTGTTCAAAGGCAATGCTACTATAGTGGGACGTTGGAGTGAAAATACTCTGTACACACCAGATTTAGCAACTTACGGAGCGGAGGATCAATTTGATCACAAAGCTGCGGAAGGATTCATTTATGTTTGGGGTTTACCAACCCGAATTTGGGCCCAACACAGCAGGGATTAG
- a CDS encoding DedA family protein — protein MSLELFSLEKIQEFAQTYGYWAVFVGILLENLGIPLPGETLTLVGGFLAGSDELNYWLVLGDAVTGAVIGGVCGYWIGRFGGWSLLVKAGKIFRISEDRLVSIKDQFSENAGKTVFFGRFFALLRIFASPLAGIAEMPFGKFLVYNLAGASAWASVMVTLAFFAGKIVSLEQLVTWVSQFAILALLILVLVIVIPIWWESRQVKHLGE, from the coding sequence ATGTCTTTGGAATTATTTTCACTGGAAAAAATCCAAGAATTTGCCCAAACCTACGGTTACTGGGCAGTTTTCGTGGGGATTTTGCTAGAAAATTTGGGCATTCCTCTACCCGGTGAAACCCTAACCTTAGTCGGAGGTTTCTTAGCCGGTAGTGACGAGCTTAATTACTGGCTGGTTTTGGGTGATGCTGTTACAGGTGCTGTAATTGGCGGTGTCTGTGGTTATTGGATTGGTAGGTTTGGTGGTTGGTCACTACTAGTAAAAGCAGGAAAGATATTCCGCATATCTGAAGATCGACTAGTTAGTATTAAAGATCAATTTAGTGAAAATGCTGGGAAAACCGTGTTTTTTGGTAGATTTTTTGCCTTATTGAGGATTTTCGCTTCTCCCTTAGCTGGTATTGCGGAAATGCCATTTGGCAAATTTTTAGTATATAACTTAGCTGGTGCTTCCGCTTGGGCCAGTGTAATGGTTACCCTAGCATTTTTTGCCGGCAAAATAGTTTCTCTGGAACAATTGGTGACTTGGGTGAGTCAATTTGCCATATTGGCTTTACTTATTCTGGTTTTAGTGATTGTAATCCCCATTTGGTGGGAGTCACGTCAAGTTAAACATTTAGGCGAGTAG
- a CDS encoding STAS domain-containing protein — translation MTLTQERQVILFQPQGSINLQVGTDLSEKMAKITPQPDQLWVIDLAKVDFMDSSGLVPLIQALKTVRESGCRLVICNVQAPVRLVLELTHLDSVFEIVNNYHIPDSTPSLVSTTF, via the coding sequence ATGACTCTTACACAAGAACGCCAAGTGATTTTGTTCCAACCCCAAGGAAGCATCAACTTACAAGTTGGTACCGACCTAAGCGAGAAGATGGCTAAAATTACCCCCCAGCCAGATCAGCTATGGGTTATAGATTTAGCTAAGGTTGATTTTATGGATAGCTCGGGTTTAGTTCCCCTGATTCAAGCACTGAAAACCGTGCGTGAAAGTGGTTGCCGTCTGGTGATTTGTAATGTACAAGCTCCCGTTAGGCTAGTACTAGAACTAACTCACCTAGACTCTGTGTTTGAGATAGTTAACAATTACCATATTCCCGATTCTACTCCTAGTCTAGTTTCTACTACATTCTAG
- a CDS encoding Npun_F5560 family protein: MTESENPNIQELATEVLQLRQDLQLRDQLVQQLSQELFRLVKGNNTFIPQQKELKGNVGQITSLQQQLQAMEEQVTFYQEQISIRDTEILQLRQSVQELTDRSRMLEQVVQELPQIYSQKFEERINPLQEKIAMLEKENGQLQAELQSVSYRLALKSRHSTHSGIDLPNFP, encoded by the coding sequence GTGACTGAATCCGAGAATCCCAACATCCAAGAGCTTGCTACGGAAGTGTTGCAGTTGCGTCAAGACCTGCAACTGAGAGATCAATTGGTGCAGCAGTTATCCCAAGAACTATTTCGACTGGTCAAAGGTAATAACACTTTTATCCCTCAGCAAAAAGAGTTAAAGGGTAATGTGGGACAAATAACCTCACTGCAGCAACAACTGCAAGCTATGGAAGAGCAAGTAACATTCTATCAGGAACAAATTTCTATCCGTGATACCGAAATTCTTCAGCTAAGACAGTCAGTTCAAGAACTAACTGATCGCAGTCGCATGTTGGAGCAGGTGGTACAGGAGCTACCACAAATTTATAGTCAAAAATTTGAAGAAAGAATTAACCCATTGCAGGAAAAAATAGCCATGCTGGAAAAAGAAAATGGACAACTCCAAGCAGAACTACAAAGCGTTAGTTATAGACTAGCTCTAAAAAGTCGACATTCAACCCATAGTGGCATAGACCTACCAAACTTTCCCTAG
- the rpsF gene encoding 30S ribosomal protein S6: protein MTTVYETTYILRPDLGDDQVDQTIVKYQNLLNEQGAQNLEVQNRGKRRLAYEINRHRDGVYVQFNYTAPASAIAVFERSMRLNEDVIRYLTVKQEVKTTSPDSEAVPA from the coding sequence ATGACCACAGTTTACGAAACAACCTACATTCTCCGTCCTGATTTGGGAGACGACCAGGTAGACCAGACCATAGTTAAATACCAAAACCTGTTGAACGAACAGGGCGCACAGAATTTAGAGGTTCAAAACCGTGGCAAGCGTCGTCTTGCTTACGAAATAAATCGCCATCGTGATGGTGTCTATGTCCAGTTTAACTATACAGCTCCTGCAAGTGCTATTGCTGTTTTTGAGCGTAGCATGCGTCTCAATGAAGATGTTATTCGTTACCTAACTGTTAAACAGGAAGTTAAAACTACATCGCCCGATAGCGAAGCAGTGCCAGCTTAA
- a CDS encoding fumarylacetoacetate hydrolase family protein: MAQRYVRVKSQEGRIYYGSLEISLSVIVLDGPPWLEGEPTGLILEPGKYQLLAPCLPSKVVAVGKNYVDHAAEMGGSVPCEPLIFLKPPTTVIASEMEIKYPRQSQRVDYEGELALVIGDRTCDCSPQEAQSKIWGYTIANDVTARDLQVKDSQWTRAKGFDTFCPLGPWIVRELNPGARLQTFLNDQSHPVQSASIDQMVFPPDILVSYISQVMTLIPGDVILTGTPSGIGPLNLGDRVSVEIEGIGRLENIVVARYS; the protein is encoded by the coding sequence ATGGCACAACGGTACGTGCGAGTTAAAAGTCAGGAAGGAAGGATTTACTACGGGTCATTAGAAATATCCTTGAGTGTGATAGTTTTAGATGGCCCCCCTTGGTTGGAGGGAGAACCGACGGGTTTAATTTTGGAACCAGGTAAATATCAATTACTGGCTCCCTGTTTGCCTTCTAAGGTTGTTGCTGTGGGTAAGAATTATGTTGACCATGCAGCTGAAATGGGTGGATCTGTTCCCTGTGAACCCCTAATTTTTTTGAAACCACCCACCACTGTCATTGCTTCGGAGATGGAAATTAAATATCCCCGTCAGTCACAACGGGTAGACTATGAGGGCGAGTTAGCACTGGTTATTGGCGATCGCACTTGTGATTGTTCGCCACAGGAGGCCCAAAGCAAGATTTGGGGTTATACCATTGCTAATGATGTCACTGCTCGGGACTTACAAGTTAAGGACTCTCAATGGACTAGAGCTAAGGGTTTTGACACCTTTTGCCCTCTAGGTCCTTGGATTGTGCGGGAATTAAATCCTGGTGCTAGATTACAAACCTTTCTCAATGACCAGTCTCACCCTGTTCAATCTGCTTCTATTGATCAAATGGTCTTCCCTCCCGATATCTTAGTTTCCTATATTAGTCAAGTTATGACCCTCATACCGGGTGATGTAATCCTGACTGGAACTCCATCCGGTATAGGTCCATTAAATTTGGGCGATCGCGTATCCGTAGAAATTGAAGGAATTGGCAGATTGGAAAATATAGTTGTTGCCAGGTATAGTTAA
- a CDS encoding Tic20 family protein — translation MSWRGSTTIPDRIFACLPYLLPLVDSLGFSEFLLQQFPILGILLLPILPIARVYQASGYGQILVFFALFFFVVRNEKINHFIRFNAMQAILLDIVIFLSSILLRVFGTLPSSDFAAQILANTIFLGIFACVVYSVFQSLNGRYPEIPAISEAVHIQVR, via the coding sequence ATGTCTTGGCGCGGATCCACTACTATTCCTGACAGAATCTTTGCCTGTTTACCCTATTTACTACCCTTAGTTGATAGTCTGGGTTTCAGCGAGTTTTTACTGCAACAGTTTCCCATCCTAGGAATACTCTTGTTACCAATATTACCAATTGCTAGAGTTTATCAGGCATCCGGGTATGGTCAAATCCTAGTGTTTTTTGCCCTGTTCTTCTTTGTGGTCAGAAATGAAAAAATTAACCACTTTATTCGCTTTAATGCCATGCAGGCGATCCTTTTAGACATTGTCATATTTTTATCTTCCATACTACTAAGAGTATTTGGGACTCTCCCCAGCAGCGATTTTGCAGCACAAATCTTGGCAAATACCATATTTCTAGGGATATTCGCCTGTGTTGTCTATTCCGTATTTCAGTCCTTAAATGGTCGCTATCCAGAAATACCGGCTATTTCGGAAGCAGTTCACATTCAAGTCCGTTAG
- the glyA gene encoding serine hydroxymethyltransferase, whose protein sequence is MNNTNSEILKSVDPTISNLINQELQRQRDHLELIASENFTSAAVLAAQGSVLTNKYAEGLPGKRYYGGCEFVDEIEQVAIDRAKELFGAAHANVQPHSGAQANFAVFLTLLQPGDTIMGMDLSHGGHLTHGSPVNVSGKWFKVCHYGVSKETEQLDYDQIRDLVIKERPKLLICGYSAYPRIIDFEKFRSIADEVGAYLLADIAHIAGLVATGHHPNPLPHCDVVTTTTHKTLRGPRGGLILTRDGELGKKLDKSVFPGTQGGPLEHVIAGKAVAFGEALKSEFKTYSGQVIANARALANQLQNRGLKLVSNGTDNHLVLVDLRSIGMTGKKADQLLSGVNITANKNTVPFDSESPFVTSGLRLGSPAMTTRGLNVVDFTEIANIISDRLLDPESQIVGRDCKQRVAALCDRFSLYPHLEVPSPALV, encoded by the coding sequence GTGAATAACACCAACTCAGAAATTCTCAAATCTGTTGACCCTACTATTAGTAATTTAATCAACCAGGAACTGCAACGGCAAAGAGATCACTTAGAATTGATTGCCAGTGAAAATTTTACCTCCGCTGCCGTTTTGGCTGCGCAGGGTTCTGTACTAACTAACAAATACGCAGAAGGTTTGCCTGGTAAAAGATATTATGGCGGTTGTGAATTTGTTGATGAAATTGAACAAGTAGCCATTGACAGAGCGAAAGAATTATTTGGTGCTGCCCACGCTAATGTACAACCACACTCCGGTGCCCAAGCTAATTTTGCTGTATTCCTCACCTTGTTGCAACCAGGAGACACCATTATGGGCATGGATTTGTCCCATGGTGGACACCTAACCCACGGCTCACCAGTTAATGTTTCTGGTAAATGGTTTAAAGTATGTCACTATGGAGTTAGTAAGGAAACAGAACAGTTAGATTATGACCAAATTCGTGACTTAGTAATTAAAGAACGTCCTAAACTGCTCATTTGTGGTTATTCCGCCTATCCTAGAATTATTGACTTTGAAAAATTCCGTAGCATAGCGGATGAGGTAGGAGCGTACTTATTGGCAGATATAGCCCACATAGCAGGTTTAGTTGCCACAGGTCATCATCCCAATCCCCTTCCCCACTGTGATGTAGTCACAACAACTACCCATAAAACTCTGCGGGGTCCCAGGGGAGGTTTGATTTTAACCCGGGATGGGGAACTAGGTAAAAAGCTGGATAAGTCGGTTTTCCCTGGCACTCAAGGTGGCCCCCTAGAACACGTGATTGCTGGTAAGGCGGTGGCCTTTGGAGAGGCATTAAAATCCGAGTTCAAAACCTATTCCGGTCAGGTAATTGCTAATGCTCGCGCCTTAGCTAATCAACTACAAAATAGGGGACTAAAATTGGTGTCTAATGGTACAGATAATCATCTTGTATTAGTAGATTTACGATCTATTGGCATGACAGGTAAAAAAGCAGACCAGTTATTGAGTGGTGTTAATATCACAGCTAATAAAAATACAGTTCCCTTCGACTCAGAGTCACCATTTGTTACCAGTGGTTTGAGACTGGGTTCCCCAGCTATGACCACGAGAGGTCTAAATGTAGTAGACTTTACTGAAATTGCAAACATAATTAGCGATCGCCTGCTTGATCCAGAGTCCCAGATAGTTGGCAGGGATTGTAAACAGCGGGTAGCCGCACTGTGCGATCGCTTTTCCTTGTACCCGCACTTAGAAGTGCCCAGTCCTGCGCTAGTATAG
- a CDS encoding competence/damage-inducible protein A translates to MSAEIICVGTELLLGDILNSNAQFIAQELAQLGIPHYYQTVVGDNPERLKTVIEIAASRVEILIFTGGLGPTPDDLTCETIADYFGAPLIEDPEIIEDIREKFSQRGRVMSPSNRKQALIPQGSQVLPNLTGTAPGIIWQPRPNLTILTFPGVPSEMHQMWQDTAVPFLKSQGWGKEIIYSRSLKFWGVGESVLAEKVSDYLSLSNPTVAPYAGKGEVRLRICAKAPDNIAAEELIAPVEKKLREVGGLDYYGVDGETLASVVGKLLRLSGTSLSVAESCTGGGLGQMLTEIPGSSDYFWGGVIAYDNSVKVRLLGVDPGDLDQFGAVSAVVAQQMATGVKNSLGTTWGLSITGIAGPTGGSETKPTGLVYIGLSGPNDQVHSYECRFGTMRSRTLVRYLAAANALDYLRRLLLTV, encoded by the coding sequence ATGAGCGCGGAAATTATTTGTGTTGGTACAGAATTACTGTTAGGAGACATCCTCAACAGTAATGCCCAATTTATTGCCCAGGAACTGGCACAGCTAGGTATTCCCCACTACTATCAAACAGTAGTGGGAGATAACCCGGAAAGACTTAAAACAGTAATTGAAATTGCCGCTTCCAGGGTAGAAATTCTAATTTTTACTGGTGGACTAGGTCCCACACCAGACGATTTAACCTGCGAGACCATAGCTGATTACTTTGGTGCTCCCCTGATTGAAGACCCGGAAATAATTGAGGATATTAGGGAGAAATTCAGCCAAAGAGGAAGAGTAATGTCTCCCAGTAACCGTAAACAGGCCTTAATTCCCCAAGGATCCCAAGTTTTACCCAATCTCACGGGAACTGCACCGGGTATAATTTGGCAGCCTAGACCAAACCTGACGATTTTAACCTTTCCGGGTGTTCCCAGCGAAATGCACCAAATGTGGCAAGATACAGCAGTACCTTTCCTCAAAAGTCAAGGTTGGGGAAAGGAAATTATCTACAGTCGCAGTTTAAAATTCTGGGGTGTGGGTGAATCAGTCCTTGCGGAAAAGGTTTCTGATTACCTGAGTTTATCTAACCCCACGGTTGCCCCTTATGCGGGTAAAGGAGAAGTACGACTGAGAATTTGTGCCAAAGCACCGGATAATATAGCCGCAGAAGAGCTAATTGCCCCCGTAGAAAAGAAACTGAGAGAAGTTGGTGGACTGGACTATTATGGAGTTGATGGGGAAACATTAGCATCTGTTGTGGGTAAATTACTGCGTCTTTCGGGAACAAGTTTGTCAGTGGCTGAGTCCTGCACTGGTGGAGGGTTGGGACAAATGCTGACGGAAATTCCCGGTAGTTCGGATTACTTTTGGGGGGGAGTGATTGCCTATGATAATTCGGTAAAAGTGAGATTATTGGGGGTTGATCCTGGGGATTTAGACCAATTTGGTGCTGTGAGTGCTGTGGTTGCGCAACAAATGGCTACTGGTGTGAAAAATAGTTTAGGAACTACCTGGGGATTAAGTATTACAGGTATTGCTGGACCAACTGGGGGTAGTGAGACCAAACCCACAGGTTTGGTGTATATTGGTCTTTCAGGTCCTAATGATCAGGTACATAGCTACGAATGTAGATTCGGAACCATGAGGTCTCGTACTCTGGTCCGTTACCTAGCTGCTGCTAATGCTTTAGACTATCTGCGTCGTCTGCTTTTGACTGTGTAA